The nucleotide window CAGTTTAACTGAACCCCAGCCCTTGTCATTCACTCGTTCGTTGCCATCGTCCATATGTGCCGGCCATTCTGCCATTCCAGGTTCCATCAATCGAGAGTTTGTTCTCCCTTTGACCATAGTTTTTCGCTTCCTAGACAAAATCTTGGACcaatcctcctcccttctttcAAAAGACCATTGCGCCTCTCCTCTATTGCGCATACATTGCCCATCCCTCGACGATTGTCAACGGGTGATCGGATCGCCAACGTCTCATTTTGTTAAAAGCGTTTAATTTCGGCGCTTTCCTAACTCGTCAGGGAAAGTCACATTCGTCAACTCGATCCTACAACTCTTCCTCCTAAACAACATTCCGCTTGTTAACGTTTTCAACATCATCGCCGAGACTTGCTCCTGGAGAGCGCATTGGCAGAGCAAAGACAAAGAATTACCCAGCAACGAGGGCTCAGCAATCTCGCATTTCGATTGGCATCTCTCCCACATTCTGATTTCGAACTGACCCGAGACCCGAACACATCACCGAAGAAAATAACGGCATTCCTTTCTACGGGCGCGACATCGAGTGGACGACACGACTATAAGGCCCTTAAGGCGGTCTGGCTAGGGGCGAAACGCGAGTGCAAGTTGAGAAGAAATCAAGCAATCGAGTAATCATGGCTTGTAAGTATCTTGCATATGCCCAATTACATCAACACCCACCAATACCCAAATGCCGAACCTTCATGCCCTCCATGCTGTGCCCAATACAAAATTGGCCGCCCTGCGCATGCGCAAATAGTCGCCTCTCCTGCCTAGCGGGGCTGTGTACTCTCACTCTTTGCTCCAACGTTACCACTGAACTCCCAGCATGCACTTTCGTGGCCAGCTTAACAAAGATATATCATTCTTGGTTCGCGAGTGTGGGATCACAAAATCTATGGATACAGGCCCCGATTGAGCCAGCAAGCATTCTACGCTATGAAATGAAACAATTCTAACGCAATGTCTTATCACCTAGTCAACAATTACAGGGTGAGACAGGAGGCGCATCGCGTGAGCCGCGACAGCAACTCGATCATGAACCCTTGGCGAAACAAGAGAAGCTCAACATGGGATGTGCCCGAGTCACAACGCTACTCTCAGCCGCCGATGGCGCACGAAGGACTTGATGATGCACTGCCCATCAAACACTCAGTAACGGCACCATCACGAACATCAAACGGCTACGACAGTGCAAATGGGGAGCCCTCCTACAACCCCAAGAACATCGAGATGCAGGACATGGAGCCCGCCAGCCAGATGACTGGGCTCACAGGGGACACAAATGTGGAATCGGCACAGGCTTCTGCGGGTTCCGCACATCAACGTGACGGCAGCCTTGGTCTTGTGCGCAAGAGGACAGTAGGCGTCAATGATTCGCGGACCGAACTGAACGGCGCAGGACAAAAGGTggccgaggaggaaaagaagaagaagcagaggaCTTTCTTCAAGCACCTCCAACCCAAGGAGCCGTTCACCGTGGGGAATCAAATTCGACGCACACTTTTGAACTCGTGGCTCAACGTTCTACTCGTCGCGGCGCCGATAGGTATCGCGATCAACTATGTCGAGGCGGTACCCCGCGTTGCGGTCTTCGTTGTCAATTTCATTGCCATCATTCCTCTTGCGGCAATGCTGGGTTTTGCGACGGAGGAAATTGCATTGAGAACGGGCGAAGTAATGGGCGGACTTTTGAATGCCAGTTTTGGGTAAGTATCAGCTTCATGGGTTAGGGCGGTAGAGAACAGTGCTAACACTCCCACCACAGTAATGCTGTTGAGTTGATTGTGGCGGTTATTGCTTTGACGCACGACGAGATCGTCGTCGTACAGACTTCGCTCATTGGCAGTATCCTGTCCAACCTTCTTCTGGTCATGGGAATGTGCTTCTTCTGCGGTGGTCTCAACAGACAGGAACAGTATTTCAACACGACCGTTGCCCAAACAGCGGCGAGTTTGCTTGCGCTTGCCGTCGCCAGTGTCATTGTACCCACGGTCTTTGATATGGCTGCGGATACCCCGCCCGAAAAGGTGGCGCAGATTTCACGCGGCGTCTCCATCATTCTGCTTTTCGTTTACGGTGGTTATCTTTTGTTCCAGCTAAAGACCcactcctccgtcttcgcCGAAGAGAGTCAGAAGGTCGCAGCCAAGCCTTTCAACTTCCGAGGCGGCCATGATCTCAAGGACGGTGCCATTGCCCAGGGCTTGGTAGGCCCTGCTGGTATGGTAGGAGGCCACGCGGTTCCTACGCAGGACAACAACGAGAACATCCGCCACCACCTGGACACCGCGCCCcatcaggaggaggaggacgaggaggaggagggcgaggaacCGCAGCTGCACTTCATTGTCGCCGTTGCCACCCTGGTCATCTGTACCGTGATCATCGCGTTTTGCGCCGAGTACATGGTTGACGGCATCAGTGCCATTACCGACGGAGACAAGGTCAGCAAAGAATTCGTTGGCCTGATTCTGCTGCCCATCGTCGGAAATGCCGCCGAGCACGCCACTGCTGTTACGGTGGCCATCAAGGACAAGATGGATCTGGCCATTGGTGTGGCCGTTGGTTCCAGCATGCAGGTCGCCTTGTTCGTCATCCCTCTGCTCGTTATTATCGGCTGGGGAATGGGCATCGAGGACATGTCGCTCAGCTTCGACACGTTTCAGGTGGCGGTCATGTTTGTTTCGGTGCTGCTGGTTAACTACCTCATTGCAGACGGAAAGAGCCACTGGCTCGAGGGAATGCTGCTTATCTGTCTGTATCTCATCGTGGCTGTCTGCGCTTGGTGTAAGTTTGGCGATAACTCCCCAACCTCTCTGGCGCTCTTTGATGCTAACGTGTTCTTCTCTACAGTTTACCCGAATGGCCCCTAGTAAATCTAAACCACAGCCCAAAACAActtgatgaagatggaaacGATGCCCGATTTCGATTAGATACATATTATACGTTTGAGAAGAATGACACGTTATTCCAGTTGGCACgtcgtctttttttctcgCTTATTATGACACAACATTCCTTAGCTAGCACGCACCAGATTTCTATTACAAAGAGCAAGCAGGCAGCCCAATCACACCATCCTACACAACGTACATATTTTAGAATAGATATCGTCAATTTTCATGATGGGTAATTAGGCCACACTAATAGACTGATgagcatccatccatcagaAGGCAGGGAATGGGAAAGGAGAAATACTCCATCGAATGGGATAGACAATAAGGAACATCGTAGGAAAAACGGAGAGACGAGAATCGAACATGGAGGGAATAGCATGAACGAAGATACGTTGTCATTTTCATTGGAAGATATAAACCCCTGATCAATGACAAACTTTCAGCAATTGAGAAACATTCCCTCGTGGCGCAATTGGCTAGCGCGTCAGACTGTTAATCTGGAGGCTGTAAGTTCGATCCTTACCGAGGGAGGTTGAAACATCTTTTTTGCgtcatcttttttttttgtctgcGAGCGACATGGATTTTGGTGATGCGATGCAGTGCGGATGGGGTAGGACGTACTTGACCGTGCTGCACCTCATCGAgattcctttttctctttggACAGTTTGCTCAGTCCTGCTACCTATCCTGAAACGGAAGGATAGTTACATATGTTGGCAATTTAGTGCGAGTCCACGACAAAGATACCTGCGAATTGGTGTTGCGGACTGGAGTTATACGGAAGCTTTACATACCTTCATGCAGGCGGGTCTCTATGGTGAAAGAAGCAGTGACCACCAAGGGATGCGAATTCGTCGTTAGTCCTCGATAGCGATCATCCTAGCCAGAAATAGTTGCGACTTTCAAGATGTTGTGCGACCTGACTGACAGCAAGCAAGATACAGTATCTCACGAAAGTGGAGTATCACCCATCATACTTGAATGCTCGCTATCCAAGCTCTCCAAGGTAGTGACTACCTGGGATGGCATCAAAGCACCTTTACAATATATAGCGATACTTCCACTTAGTATACTTGAAACCATGTTCCACTGTCTGTCATGATTTATTCGATCTCCATACATGATTTTACATCTTCTCAAGTACCATCCATGACCATCAAACTACTCAAACCCATCTTATTCCACCTTCCCCCCTTTCACACCCCTCTTGCCACCTCCCACGCTCTCCTTCAGTGCTCACTAGCACCTGCATCtccgccagcaccaccaccaatgtttccggcaccaccagcatcagAACTACTACCAGCAGCTCCCGCTCCCGAAGCtcctgccgctgccgctgccgccgccgcttgaGCAGCTGCAGCTGCAGCTGACGCACCTCCCCCAAAGCCCAAACCAATCCTACTACCCATAACCCCTTCCTGCACGCTCgctctcctcatcatcgtcgaGTGCGAGGGGTGGCCCGCAGACGCAGCCGACGCAGCCGACAACAAGCTCGGACTTCCCACTCGTACAGGACTGATTCCCAGCCCAGTCCCGCTACCTACCAGCTGCAAGTCACTAAGATTGCTCAGGCCGGTGCCGCCTATTGCTGCTAGCACGCCCGGAGGAAGGCCGAGGCTGGGGATGTTCGTATCGGGAACCGTGTGACCCGTGCTGGTAGTATTTTGACCGGCGCCGAGGTGAGGAGTAGCGAAGGCGAGGGTTGAGTCCTTCGTCGCTGTGGTCGACGGGATCTTCACGGGCGCAAGGCCGGGCGTGGTGTTGGGTGCGGGCGGGTGCGCTTCGCGCTCGAGCAATTCGCGGTAAAAGGCCTCGAGGGCGGAGCGGTCGCGGCAGAAGGATTCGAGCTCGTCTTTGATAACCTCAGGGTCTTGGATGACGGGCGTTACGGGGACGGTGACGGTGGATCGGTTGAGGGGTTGGCCTGTGGTGCCGAATCCGTTGGTTGATGGGGGGCCGCTGGCCAGGGGCCCGATGAGGTGCGGCCGAAGCGCGGGGGAGAGGAAGGCTGTTGTGGGTTTGACGAGCGGGGAGGAGACTGCGTTTGGCTGGTCTGGGTGAGCGTTTGGTCCGTAGAGACCAGGCGTTGAGATGCGGCCTGGACCGGGACCGAGTCCGAGGTTGTCGCCCCCGGCACCGGATCCGCCTCCCTTCTGCTGCATTTCCTTCTCACGCTGGGCCGCCGTGCGGTTGCTATAGAGACGGTTGGCTAAGATCAGGATGTCGCCTTCGTCGGTGATTTCAGCAATGAGAGTACCGGAGCGGTGGATGAACTGCGTGTATTTAAAGTCCGGCTTGCCCCATGAGTACGACACGTCGACGGTATAGGGGAAGCTGGACGCTGGCTCCATGTCGAGAACAAAGTCAAACTTTCTCAGGAGAGCCCTCTGATAGAAGTGCCGCCCTGGCTGTGCTTGCGGAGTAAACGAATTGGGATCAAAGTAGGTGATGGGCTGTTGGTTTGGTGGCTGGACAGCCAGCTTGATCATGTACGGTCGGCGGAACGGGTTAATTTCCGTTATATCACAAGCTTCGTTGATAGGAACCTCAACGAGCCGGAGCCCGTACAAGGCTGCCTCGCGAGCCCATGCCTCAATAGCATCTTCGATCAACTTGGCTGTTACGTTCATCCAGTCGATCCGGATATGGTAACAATTGTCGGGGTTGTGAAGTCTGTCGTAATGCAAATCGACCACCTCGGGCCGGTAAGAGCGTTTTCGATGGTCAACATCGTATTTCATGACCTTACTCAGAACCACCCTGGGCTTCTTGCCACCCGCCATCATAGCTGCCGTTGGGGTAACCGTTCCAGAGGTGGGAGAGCTGTCTTCGTGGATAGATGTTGGTCTTGACATCGACACATTGGACCTTGGTGAATCCCGTACTTCCGAATGCGGTGTTGATGGGACAGACACTGGAACCCGCCTTGTGTTAAACCAGCCTGGAGGGTTGGGTTTCGCATAGTCGCTGCTGATCTGGTAGAAGTACTGGCCATCTCTGAAAGGATGTCGCCTCTCAACGTGCACGAAGAGTCCACCGCCATCCTTCCTCCCATCTTTGCTTTCATCCTTCGACTTATCATCTGAAGTGACCATGAGACGGTTACCAAGCTCTTCGGCTTCCTCTCTGTCCTCCAAGTCTTCGAAGTTCTCCAGGAGCCAAGTGGTCATGTCAGAGCCGATGAAGCAGTTGTAATGGAGGCGCAAATGCCAGCGCCGGTTTTGCATTCGAATGCCTCCATTTTCCACGGGCTGCTGGATAGCCTCTGCCAATGCTGCCAGGCTGAAGTTCTTCTTCGAAAATTGCTCTCTGCTCGTGACCAGCTGACCCTTCCTGTGCCCGCCTTCCAGGCCCTCCAACAACGGAAGCGTTTCCAGCTCGGCCGCAATAACTACGGATGGATCTTCTGTTTTGTAAACGATATCAAGGGGATTCATGTCCTTTTTGCGACGCGATGCTTGAAAGCTCCGTTCGCTCGCCGGGATATACCTGTGCTTCTGCCACATCTGCGCAAGCTTCCGAATGCCTTCGATGCGAATCTCTTCTTCACTGTCCCCGTACTGCGTCTTGGGGAAAAACGAGTGTCTGGCTGTCATTGGTATCAGGACGAACCTAGCGCGCCAAAACCTCAAATGTTCGGACAACTCGTCATTATGCCCTGCAACAAAGGCATCGACGTAATTCCAGTTCCGATCAGGCGTTGGGGCCACCATGTCATAAGAACGGGTTTTGTAACCGTGGTCAAGTAGAGTTCGTATCGCCGGTTTGTACAAGTAACGGTCATTGTACAGTCCCGCCGAGGCGATCGGCTTCCGGACAAAGATATTAACTTCAATTTCGGTGCCATTCACACACGACAGTTGGTGGATCGTGTTGCCGACCGACATGAAGATGCTTGTACCATCCTCTGCTGTGTGGTCGCGGGAGAATATGTCGGTAACCTTGAGTTGCTTCTGGCCAAAGGCTTTGGCAACAGCTGGGCCTACAACGACCTGGAATCCTTGGCAGAATCTGAGACTGATCATCTCGCGCAGCATCTCGTCGCGTGACTTGGGTTCCTCGGCCagctcatcatcagcattTTGCGAGACATTATACGGTTGACGGTGGTACTCTGACTCGAACTGTGCCTTGGTAGGGAAGTACTCTGTGGTTAGTGGAACGGCAGCGGGGGAGCACAAAGACTTCCATTTCATCACCCGCGTCTCGTTTGGCCTAGGAAACACATGTTGCCAACGACTGTACAACGTGGCAATATCGACCTTGTTGCTATCAGGGTTCGACGGGTTGACCAACGTCAGCCAAGGTGACAGCGCGGTTGTCGGCGATAAAGTTGACGGTAATTCCGGTACCGCTCCGGCCAAAAGCTtgttattataaaccttcttcGCATCCTCAGCTCTGATTGCATCTGAATAGAAGAGATCGCGATTATCAGGAACGTAATCGGCCCGTAGTGTTGAGGCAAGCATCGAGCCTGATAGCATGTTGGCTGCAGGGTCAGTAGGAATCTGTTGCGACTTGATTGGCATCGGCCGGCTTGGAGTACCCTCAAAGTACTGATGGCTGGGCGCGAATGAGCCTGGTGTAGCGCCCCAAGGGGAGAAAACGGGAGTTCCACTCGCGAACATCTGGGGCGACATTGACCGGTTGATTGCTGCTTTGGCTGGAGTTGCAACAGTGCCCGCGTTCATCAAAGCCCTTGAAGATGCCAATGATCTATCAGCATTCACACTTTCAATGCTAAGTTCTGCCGTCGCAGCTTTGGGTGCGGCAATGCGAAAACCGGAGCTGCCAAGGCTGATCTGCTTCATGAACTTTGGAACTTTTGGAGTGATTGTTGGTGAACGCTTGGAGTTGAGTTTGTCGAAGTCGACCGTCTTACGGTTACGCGATTCAGGTTTGTCGGCATTGAAGCGCTGACTGGATCTATGCCCAGTCATAGTCATTTGTGAGGCACTCGTAGACGGCCTACGCTCAGTGTATGACGTCCCGAGAAGACTCGCGTCATCAGCATGATGTCGCCTGACGGAATCATCGTACTCCCGAATATGACTCGGAGGCGCCAATGTGTGGCGAAATGACGGCTGGCGCGCTCTCGAGTCGTCGTAGTCCTGCAATTGCTTCCAGAGTGACTTCTCCCCCAACTTTGCGTGCTTATCCGGGGCGAATTTCTGGAAACCGTACACGTGATCAAAGAGTGTTTCTGGGATGCGCAAGTTTTGTATGAAGACGTTGCCATCTTGATCGATAAACGGTTTCGGTACGTTGTTTGCCTGTAATGCCTTATGAGGAAAATAAGGATCCAGATGCAACGGCTTGGTTTCAATCTCATTGGTTTCCATGACGCTGCGCATTTGCAAGTCATACATGCGACATCTTATCAAGAAGTCGTCCCCTGACCGTGTTTTTGAAACATCAGAGACCGACAAAGCAATGCCATGGTATGACAGGGCTTCCTCGGACTCGCCTGTCCAGTAAGAAACATGTAGCCATTGCGGCAAAGCATAATTCCATTCATCTTGAGCCAAGCCAGAGCCAGCATAATCACCATGAAGAGTGATGTCGGTGCCTCTGCTTGGGGAATATGACCCCGCCATGCTGTTAAAGCTCCCAATCGTCGGCGCTGTTTGTTTAGGAGTACTGGAAAGACTCGGCGCTGTTTTTGCCTTGTGATGATGTGTCGGTTCTGTCGAGTACTCAGGGTTGCGATACCGAAACAGGGGCACGGAGTGGAGAGGAGCCTTGGGTATGCATATAAGATCAATACCAATCCCATTTCCAACCAAGGCTTCGGTGGTACGGCGCAGTGCGTCGTACTCGACTTCGAAAATCCCCGGACTAGGGCTTATGACGACAACAGAAATGCCGGTTCGCATCAAATCACGATCTATGTAATCGTGCGCAAACAGCGAGGTTGCCATGTTGATCGCCTCTAGGAAATTGCCATAGATGGCTCGTGACGCCTCAGCCGTTATCCTGTTCAAGGCTGCTTGCTGGTCGGCTGGGTCatctgaagaagaaaaggagtgCATAGCCTTCTGATGGAAGGTGCTAATATCCCTTCGAAAGTAGTTAAACTCGCGCTTCAACTGGTAGAGGATCTTGGTCCACTCGCCGCTGCCCATTTCGCTCACAACAACGCGGTAGAAGTCCTTGTAAGGGCGACGATCGCCAGACGACTGGACACCAGTGTAGTAGTCATTTTGGACGTCCGGGTTGCCCAACTCGGTGGATATGCCTGTGTCATACTCAACTCGAGCAAAGAGAACAATACTGACAAGGTGCCTGACTTTAAGTGACGCCCATTTCTTGAACAGAGCTGGCAAAAAACCGTTCACAACCTTGTTGAACATGATCTCACCAGAGCCATCTGAATCAAAGTCCCACATTTCGCGCGCCATTTGGATGAAAAGCACGTATCGAGCAGACTCGCTTCGGAAGATGGGTTTTGTATTGTGGCCAAAGAATGCGGATGGCACCTTACGGCCCTCAACATAGACAGCGGTAACCTGAGCCTTGAGAGTGCCCATGAACAGAACCATTTGGCCCTTGTAGACAGTCTTCTCTGAAAGCTCACGAACAGCCAACTGCCACATGTCGGAGCGCGACATGTACTGGTCTCTAAAGCAAAGCTCGACATGCGAGGCCTCGATGGCTGGGTTATGATGATCAATCTATGTAGTTTAGTAGGAATCCTACGCGGCTACAAGTGAGGAGTGGGGGCGTACTGGGGTCAGGGTAACCTGCGAACCCTTCCTCATGCCGAAGACATCAGCAATGTGCTTTGCGACGTAGACTTCAACACTCGGGTAGCGGGCTTTGAGTTCCTTGGGCATGTCCTTGACGACAAAGATGTAACGCTGTTGACTTTCTGCAGCCTCTTTTGTGCGGTCCGGTGGAGGCTGTttatgatggtgatgatgatggtggtggtgatggtgatgagaacCTTGCGCTTGCTTCTCCGCATCAGGTCGGAAGACGTCGATAGCCATGAGGCTGCCTGGGGTTGCCTCATCACCTATGAGATCAAGATTAAGCAAGACTTCATCGCGAGCAAAGGACTCGTTGACGGTAACGGTCCACCTCCTCTCGAAACGTGAACGTcttgaggatgaagagggcCGGTCACGGATGGTCGAGTTACTAGAGACAGTGTCCGGGGACCGGGGCATATCCGGGATGCGCTCCAGGCTGTTTCTGCTGAACTGCCGGAGGTGCGACGACCAGTTGGGGGGCCTGACATGTCCCGGCACCCCCGAAGAGAAATTGCGCGACGCCATCAATGCCGTCTGACAGTAATCATCGGCTTGGTTCCATGCGTTGATGTCAGATGCTCAGGTGGAATGATTAGGAGGTCGATAACACGCCCTATTCCTAGCTCGCTGTCGGTGGTTGCGATCTCGAGGCCACCATGCCTACGAGACACATTCGAGAGGATCAAGAAAGAATATGTAAGACGGATATTGCCGAAAGTGTACGAAGTTTATTTCATCGTCTACATACATGCAGTGATTGGCACGATGTCGCCTTCAAAGACGAAGTCTGGTGGGAGTTGAAACGCAGCCTGAGAGAGAGACGGGGCGACGTCCGCACAGGAGCTCGGACCATCTGTGCTAGCTGCAGGTACGGTCAGCTGTAGAGccctgtagaggtaggtacctgcaGTGTACTGATGCTCTGACAGTTGGGATGCGGCAGAATTCAGTGTGCCCTCATTCACCGCCCTACGATGCCGAACGGCACTTTGGAGGCGCACGGGCCATATCATACATATGACATCGGAGGACTTCCAGCCTCTTCACCTACAATTCTACAAATCCAATTTCCCTCACTATCCTCCTCCCGTCCGTTCGGACCGCGACGGCCAATGTAAAGATTCTTATACCATGGTTAACCCAAGCGTCAAGCCACCTGCCCGCCAAAGTTACACGGCTGTCTGATGGTGGGAACTCTTCGTGCATCCGTGTGAAAGTCGTGAGGTGgcagcgccgccgccgtgctCCGTAGCCTAAGCCCGTACGACATCAATGACCAGCCTCCAGCTGTTTGTCAGAGCCTCGTTGTCTCCCCTAAAAGACCCCTCTGAGATTATTCCGGTCTTAAAGCACACATCTTGCCCATGCTCTGCTGCCATCGGCCTTCTCATCAAGCGGTTCAAGTTAGAATAGTGGTCACCTATCACGACATCTCTTGCACAGGGTGCGCGCTTTCTACATGCCAGTAATGGGGGAGGAATCGTGGTCAATTCTTCTGCAAGGCGATAGAACTGGATTTGGTTCAACTTACCCAGTCACAAAGCGATCAAGACACAAACTGCAAGTCGGTTACAGCATCGACTGTGCCTGGGAGTCATTGGTTCAAAGCTCTATACTGTACCTCGCCAACGGTGTGAACTCTCATTGGGACCAGTGTCGACTTTGTTCGCTCTTGACGTCGAAGAGGGTACACTGTCCAACGTGCCATTGTCATCCACCTTGTTCTCTAGGCTGCTGGTCTAGCACCAACGAAGTGCTGCTCGACTTGATCATTAAGAATAGCATCGCCAGCCTGTCCAGTGGCCGCCTTACGTCGATGGATACCGACCGGCTTCCTACTTCCAAAGACCCCCCGGAAGGGAGAGGACCTTTTTGGCTCACGCTTCACGTGCAGGTCCGTCTGTGTCGCACCTGCTGTACCCAACTCGGTTAGAATGTACTTGCTCCCTTAAATCGAGCTGACCCGGGAAGGCGGGACGGTGCAAAAGCTCCTCTCTGGGTCTCAACTCGATCGCAATAGTCTCAGCGTCAACATTATATCTGGTATC belongs to Neurospora crassa OR74A linkage group IV, whole genome shotgun sequence and includes:
- a CDS encoding vacuolar calcium ion transporter/H(+) exchanger, encoding MAFNNYRVRQEAHRVSRDSNSIMNPWRNKRSSTWDVPESQRYSQPPMAHEGLDDALPIKHSVTAPSRTSNGYDSANGEPSYNPKNIEMQDMEPASQMTGLTGDTNVESAQASAGSAHQRDGSLGLVRKRTVGVNDSRTELNGAGQKVAEEEKKKKQRTFFKHLQPKEPFTVGNQIRRTLLNSWLNVLLVAAPIGIAINYVEAVPRVAVFVVNFIAIIPLAAMLGFATEEIALRTGEVMGGLLNASFGNAVELIVAVIALTHDEIVVVQTSLIGSILSNLLLVMGMCFFCGGLNRQEQYFNTTVAQTAASLLALAVASVIVPTVFDMAADTPPEKVAQISRGVSIILLFVYGGYLLFQLKTHSSVFAEESQKVAAKPFNFRGGHDLKDGAIAQGLVGPAGMVGGHAVPTQDNNENIRHHLDTAPHQEEEDEEEEGEEPQLHFIVAVATLVICTVIIAFCAEYMVDGISAITDGDKVSKEFVGLILLPIVGNAAEHATAVTVAIKDKMDLAIGVAVGSSMQVALFVIPLLVIIGWGMGIEDMSLSFDTFQVAVMFVSVLLVNYLIADGKSHWLEGMLLICLYLIVAVCAWFYPNGP
- a CDS encoding vacuolar membrane-associated protein iml-1 encodes the protein MASRNFSSGVPGHVRPPNWSSHLRQFSRNSLERIPDMPRSPDTVSSNSTIRDRPSSSSRRSRFERRWTVTVNESFARDEVLLNLDLIGDEATPGSLMAIDVFRPDAEKQAQGSHHHHHHHHHHHHKQPPPDRTKEAAESQQRYIFVVKDMPKELKARYPSVEVYVAKHIADVFGMRKGSQVTLTPIDHHNPAIEASHVELCFRDQYMSRSDMWQLAVRELSEKTVYKGQMVLFMGTLKAQVTAVYVEGRKVPSAFFGHNTKPIFRSESARYVLFIQMAREMWDFDSDGSGEIMFNKVVNGFLPALFKKWASLKVRHLVSIVLFARVEYDTGISTELGNPDVQNDYYTGVQSSGDRRPYKDFYRVVVSEMGSGEWTKILYQLKREFNYFRRDISTFHQKAMHSFSSSDDPADQQAALNRITAEASRAIYGNFLEAINMATSLFAHDYIDRDLMRTGISVVVISPSPGIFEVEYDALRRTTEALVGNGIGIDLICIPKAPLHSVPLFRYRNPEYSTEPTHHHKAKTAPSLSSTPKQTAPTIGSFNSMAGSYSPSRGTDITLHGDYAGSGLAQDEWNYALPQWLHVSYWTGESEEALSYHGIALSVSDVSKTRSGDDFLIRCRMYDLQMRSVMETNEIETKPLHLDPYFPHKALQANNVPKPFIDQDGNVFIQNLRIPETLFDHVYGFQKFAPDKHAKLGEKSLWKQLQDYDDSRARQPSFRHTLAPPSHIREYDDSVRRHHADDASLLGTSYTERRPSTSASQMTMTGHRSSQRFNADKPESRNRKTVDFDKLNSKRSPTITPKVPKFMKQISLGSSGFRIAAPKAATAELSIESVNADRSLASSRALMNAGTVATPAKAAINRSMSPQMFASGTPVFSPWGATPGSFAPSHQYFEGTPSRPMPIKSQQIPTDPAANMLSGSMLASTLRADYVPDNRDLFYSDAIRAEDAKKVYNNKLLAGAVPELPSTLSPTTALSPWLTLVNPSNPDSNKVDIATLYSRWQHVFPRPNETRVMKWKSLCSPAAVPLTTEYFPTKAQFESEYHRQPYNVSQNADDELAEEPKSRDEMLREMISLRFCQGFQVVVGPAVAKAFGQKQLKVTDIFSRDHTAEDGTSIFMSVGNTIHQLSCVNGTEIEVNIFVRKPIASAGLYNDRYLYKPAIRTLLDHGYKTRSYDMVAPTPDRNWNYVDAFVAGHNDELSEHLRFWRARFVLIPMTARHSFFPKTQYGDSEEEIRIEGIRKLAQMWQKHRYIPASERSFQASRRKKDMNPLDIVYKTEDPSVVIAAELETLPLLEGLEGGHRKGQLVTSREQFSKKNFSLAALAEAIQQPVENGGIRMQNRRWHLRLHYNCFIGSDMTTWLLENFEDLEDREEAEELGNRLMVTSDDKSKDESKDGRKDGGGLFVHVERRHPFRDGQYFYQISSDYAKPNPPGWFNTRRVPVSVPSTPHSEVRDSPRSNVSMSRPTSIHEDSSPTSGTVTPTAAMMAGGKKPRVVLSKVMKYDVDHRKRSYRPEVVDLHYDRLHNPDNCYHIRIDWMNVTAKLIEDAIEAWAREAALYGLRLVEVPINEACDITEINPFRRPYMIKLAVQPPNQQPITYFDPNSFTPQAQPGRHFYQRALLRKFDFVLDMEPASSFPYTVDVSYSWGKPDFKYTQFIHRSGTLIAEITDEGDILILANRLYSNRTAAQREKEMQQKGGGSGAGGDNLGLGPGPGRISTPGLYGPNAHPDQPNAVSSPLVKPTTAFLSPALRPHLIGPLASGPPSTNGFGTTGQPLNRSTVTVPVTPVIQDPEVIKDELESFCRDRSALEAFYRELLEREAHPPAPNTTPGLAPVKIPSTTATKDSTLAFATPHLGAGQNTTSTGHTVPDTNIPSLGLPPGVLAAIGGTGLSNLSDLQLVGSGTGLGISPVRVGSPSLLSAASAASAGHPSHSTMMRRASVQEGVMGSRIGLGFGGGASAAAAAAQAAAAAAAAGASGAGAAGSSSDAGGAGNIGGGAGGDAGASEH